From the genome of Halomonas sp. 1513, one region includes:
- a CDS encoding short-chain dehydrogenase, with translation MTTLQHSRRIWLTGATSGIGLALAERLLADGHRVALSARNVDKLNALASRFDQAQMVPLDVSDRGAVRAAGQRLETQLGGLDVVILNAGTCEYLDARHFDVDLVERVFAPNFFGALYAMEAALPLMRRARDHDGIRPLLAATSSASAYVPLPRAEAYGASKAALSYFLESLRLDLDAEGIDVSVIHPGFVKTPLTDRNDFPMPMRISAEKAAEAIVKGLERRQLDIHFPRRFTNLVRLMGILPPSLRRRLGLRMVSDTQVDGQIRGGDA, from the coding sequence ATGACCACACTGCAACACTCGCGCCGCATCTGGTTGACCGGGGCCACCTCCGGCATCGGCCTGGCGCTCGCCGAGCGCCTGCTGGCCGACGGCCACCGCGTGGCGCTGAGCGCGCGCAATGTCGACAAGCTCAACGCCCTGGCGTCGCGCTTCGACCAGGCGCAGATGGTACCGCTCGATGTGTCGGATCGCGGTGCCGTGCGCGCCGCGGGCCAGCGTCTCGAGACGCAGCTGGGCGGCCTCGACGTGGTGATCCTCAATGCCGGCACCTGCGAGTACCTCGATGCGCGCCACTTCGACGTCGACCTGGTCGAGCGCGTGTTTGCGCCGAACTTCTTCGGTGCCCTCTACGCCATGGAGGCCGCGCTGCCGCTGATGCGCCGTGCCCGCGACCATGACGGCATCCGCCCGCTGCTGGCCGCCACTTCGAGCGCCTCGGCCTATGTGCCACTGCCCCGCGCCGAGGCCTACGGCGCCTCCAAGGCGGCGCTCAGCTACTTCCTGGAGTCGCTGCGCCTCGACCTCGACGCCGAAGGCATCGACGTCAGCGTGATTCATCCCGGCTTCGTCAAGACGCCGCTCACCGATCGCAACGACTTCCCGATGCCGATGCGGATCAGCGCAGAAAAGGCCGCCGAGGCCATCGTCAAGGGCCTCGAGCGTCGCCAGCTCGACATCCATTTTCCGCGCCGCTTCACCAACCTGGTAAGACTGATGGGCATCCTCCCGCCGTCGCTGCGGCGGCGCCTCGGCCTGCGCATGGTCAGCGATACACAGGTTGACGGGCAGATCCGCGGGGGTGACGCATGA
- a CDS encoding transcriptional regulator, whose product MHRDPTLESFCDFYNKLDKTSTNMLPEVYTRDVVFQDPLHRITGIEALIGYFERLYANVEACHFDFGERQRHADTAFVTWTMTLRHPRLAGGRDYHVEGCSRLRFAASEGPHGERVCHHRDYFDAGALLYERLPLLGSVIRQVKRRAG is encoded by the coding sequence ATGCACCGGGACCCGACCCTGGAGTCGTTCTGCGACTTCTACAATAAGCTCGACAAAACCTCTACAAATATGCTGCCAGAGGTATACACTAGGGACGTGGTGTTCCAAGATCCTCTGCATCGCATCACCGGGATCGAGGCCCTGATCGGCTACTTCGAGCGACTCTATGCCAACGTCGAGGCGTGCCATTTCGACTTCGGCGAGCGTCAACGCCACGCCGACACCGCCTTCGTCACCTGGACCATGACGCTGCGTCATCCCAGGCTCGCCGGCGGACGGGACTACCACGTCGAGGGCTGTTCGCGGCTGCGCTTCGCCGCCAGCGAGGGCCCTCACGGTGAGCGGGTCTGTCATCATCGTGATTACTTCGATGCCGGCGCCCTGCTCTACGAACGACTGCCGCTGCTCGGCAGCGTGATTCGCCAGGTCAAACGCCGCGCGGGGTAG
- a CDS encoding 3-hydroxyacyl-[acyl-carrier-protein] dehydratase FabA, with protein sequence MTKQESYSRDELLACSRGELFGPGNAQLPAPNMLMLDRIVRINEAGGDHAKGELIAELDIVPDLWFFDCHFPGDPVMPGCLGLDAMWQLVGFYLGWLGHPGRGRALGCGEVKFTGQILPEAKKVTYHINIKRIITRRLILGMADGTVTVDGRDIYQANDLRVGLFTSTANF encoded by the coding sequence GTGACCAAGCAAGAATCCTATAGCCGTGACGAGCTGCTGGCGTGCAGCCGAGGCGAACTGTTCGGCCCGGGCAATGCCCAGCTGCCGGCGCCCAACATGCTGATGCTCGACCGAATCGTGCGCATCAACGAGGCTGGCGGCGACCACGCCAAAGGCGAACTGATCGCCGAGCTCGATATCGTTCCCGACCTGTGGTTCTTCGACTGCCACTTCCCCGGTGATCCGGTGATGCCTGGCTGCCTGGGCCTCGACGCCATGTGGCAGCTGGTCGGCTTCTATCTCGGTTGGCTCGGCCACCCCGGCCGCGGTCGCGCGCTGGGCTGCGGTGAGGTCAAGTTCACCGGCCAGATCCTGCCCGAAGCGAAGAAGGTCACTTACCATATCAATATCAAGCGCATCATCACCCGGCGCCTGATTCTGGGCATGGCCGACGGCACCGTGACCGTCGACGGCCGCGATATCTATCAGGCCAACGACCTGCGCGTTGGCCTGTTCACCTCTACCGCGAATTTCTGA
- a CDS encoding GGDEF domain-containing protein, with amino-acid sequence MWPRFSLSRPLVWLALAGLAAVVWLPGVWLRLAVVAIIALGLFDAWRQVRNEHRRARLSEAALMLSEDGVMISDARNRIVAVNPAFTKITGYSSQDVEGQDPSMLSAGRHDKAFYERYWQSLTTTGRWEGEIWNRRKHGDEYPEWLRVQACPDERGRISHYVGMFTDISRHKAREQDLRRIGFEDPLTGLPNRRRLHDLMTSRLRHLRAGEGLDIALIDIDGFKAVNDAMGVDLGDRLLARFGQRLAGHVAGGVVGRLGGDEFMVIRTTTFDDHDKWVAGLRAHLSEPFELNGHSLRLGLTIGSCRAPEDGRDSGVLFQRLESALYSAKRHGRNHDQRFRPSLDVAGDRQLALVNDLRAALASGGQLELHYQTQHRLDSGELAGMEALLRWRHPQHGMISPADFIPLAERHGMMTALGNWVVERAAAQLANWRLGGMPAVPVWINISAIQLIQGDLESRLAACLSQHQLPASLLGLELTESVLLDDRAGDIYPRMEALRALGHQIAIDDFGTGYSSLSYLKRLPVDKLKLDRAFISALPDDPADASIVSAVLAMARGLDLVVIAEGVETEAQRHFLLEHGCPLVQGFLFSRPLPAEELEALQRREPQPA; translated from the coding sequence ATGTGGCCACGCTTCTCGCTTAGTCGACCGCTCGTCTGGCTGGCCCTCGCCGGGCTGGCGGCGGTCGTGTGGCTGCCCGGTGTGTGGCTGCGCCTGGCGGTAGTGGCGATCATCGCGTTGGGGCTGTTCGATGCCTGGCGCCAGGTGCGCAATGAGCACCGCCGCGCGCGGCTCTCCGAGGCAGCGCTGATGCTCTCCGAGGACGGCGTGATGATCAGCGATGCGCGCAACCGCATCGTGGCGGTCAATCCCGCCTTTACCAAGATCACCGGCTATTCCAGCCAGGACGTCGAGGGCCAGGATCCGTCGATGCTGTCGGCGGGGCGCCACGACAAGGCATTCTACGAGCGCTACTGGCAGTCATTGACCACCACCGGCCGCTGGGAGGGCGAGATCTGGAACCGCCGCAAGCACGGCGACGAGTACCCCGAGTGGCTGCGCGTCCAGGCCTGCCCGGACGAGCGTGGTCGCATCAGCCACTACGTCGGCATGTTCACCGATATCTCCCGCCACAAGGCCCGCGAGCAGGACCTGCGTCGGATCGGCTTCGAGGACCCGCTGACCGGCCTGCCCAACCGGCGGCGCCTGCATGATCTGATGACCTCGCGGCTGCGCCACCTGCGTGCCGGCGAAGGCCTGGATATCGCCCTGATCGACATCGACGGCTTCAAGGCGGTCAACGATGCCATGGGGGTCGACCTGGGCGATCGCCTGCTGGCACGTTTCGGCCAGCGTCTCGCCGGGCACGTCGCCGGGGGCGTGGTCGGGCGGCTGGGCGGCGACGAGTTCATGGTGATCCGTACCACCACCTTCGACGATCACGACAAGTGGGTGGCCGGCCTGCGCGCCCATCTGAGCGAACCCTTCGAGCTCAACGGGCATAGCCTGCGGCTGGGCCTGACCATCGGCAGCTGTCGCGCGCCGGAGGATGGTCGCGACTCCGGGGTGCTGTTCCAGCGCCTGGAGTCGGCGCTATATAGCGCCAAGCGCCACGGCCGCAATCACGACCAGCGCTTTCGACCGTCGCTGGACGTGGCCGGCGATCGCCAGCTGGCGCTGGTCAACGACCTGCGTGCGGCGCTGGCCAGTGGCGGCCAGCTCGAGCTGCACTACCAGACCCAGCATCGCCTCGACAGCGGCGAACTCGCCGGCATGGAGGCGCTGCTGCGCTGGCGTCACCCGCAGCACGGCATGATCTCTCCGGCTGACTTCATTCCCCTGGCCGAACGCCACGGCATGATGACCGCGCTGGGCAACTGGGTGGTGGAGCGTGCCGCGGCGCAGCTGGCCAACTGGCGCCTGGGCGGCATGCCCGCGGTGCCGGTGTGGATCAATATCTCGGCGATTCAGCTGATCCAGGGCGACCTCGAGTCGCGGCTGGCGGCCTGCCTGTCGCAGCACCAGTTGCCGGCCAGCCTGCTGGGGCTGGAGCTGACCGAATCGGTACTGCTCGATGATCGCGCCGGCGATATCTACCCGCGCATGGAGGCGCTACGCGCGCTGGGCCACCAGATCGCCATCGACGACTTCGGCACCGGCTACTCGTCGCTGAGTTACCTCAAGCGGCTGCCGGTGGACAAGCTCAAGCTCGATCGCGCCTTCATCAGCGCCCTGCCCGACGACCCTGCAGACGCCTCGATCGTCAGCGCGGTGCTGGCCATGGCCCGCGGCCTCGATCTGGTGGTCATCGCGGAAGGGGTGGAAACCGAAGCTCAGCGGCACTTTCTGCTCGAACACGGCTGCCCGCTGGTGCAGGGCTTCCTGTTCTCGCGGCCCCTGCCGGCCGAGGAGCTCGAGGCGCTGCAGCGGCGCGAGCCTCAGCCGGCCTGA
- a CDS encoding FAD-dependent oxidoreductase encodes MTSGQRIAIVGSGISGMAAGHYLAARHEVTLFEADSRLGGHTATVDVGLDGRDYAIDTGFIVFNDWTYPHFQQLLASLGVASQPTEMSFSVHETGRDFEYNGHTLASLFAQRRNLLNPRFYRMLRDILRFNRQASADLAAERLDPAMTLGDYLAAGGYGEDFRTRYLLPMGAAIWSASIGDLMAFPLQFFVRFFRHHGLLSVSHRPQWYTLVGGSRAYIPALTTAYRERIRLASPVQAIRRDAQGVTLTSRHGEERFDQVVLACHADQALAMLSDPSDAEREILAALPYQSNQVVLHTDTRLLPRRRRAWASWNYRLDGRDADARVSVTYDMNILQRLEAPHTFCVTLNDSDAIDPQKVLGRFDYAHPQFTLAGEAAKARHAEISGNQRRTHFCGAYWRSGFHEDGVWSALRVAQALGSDALPAAAPAVEQRV; translated from the coding sequence ATGACGTCGGGGCAGCGCATCGCCATCGTCGGCAGCGGTATCAGCGGCATGGCCGCGGGCCACTATCTCGCCGCCCGGCACGAGGTGACGCTGTTCGAGGCCGATAGCCGGCTCGGCGGCCATACCGCCACCGTCGACGTCGGCCTCGATGGCCGCGACTACGCCATCGACACCGGCTTCATCGTCTTCAACGACTGGACCTACCCGCACTTTCAACAGCTGTTGGCCAGCCTCGGCGTGGCCAGCCAGCCCACCGAGATGAGTTTCTCGGTACACGAGACCGGGCGCGACTTCGAGTACAACGGCCACACCCTGGCGTCGCTGTTCGCCCAGCGCCGCAACCTGCTGAATCCGCGCTTTTACCGCATGCTGCGCGATATCCTGCGCTTCAACCGCCAGGCAAGCGCCGACCTTGCCGCCGAACGCCTCGACCCGGCCATGACCCTGGGCGACTATCTCGCGGCCGGCGGCTACGGCGAGGACTTCCGTACTCGCTATCTGCTGCCCATGGGCGCCGCCATCTGGTCGGCGAGCATAGGCGACCTGATGGCCTTTCCGCTGCAGTTCTTCGTGCGCTTCTTCCGCCATCACGGGCTGCTGTCGGTCAGCCACCGCCCCCAGTGGTACACCCTGGTGGGCGGCTCGCGCGCCTATATCCCGGCACTCACGACCGCCTACCGCGAGCGCATTCGCCTGGCAAGCCCGGTTCAGGCGATACGCCGCGACGCCCAGGGCGTGACGCTGACCAGCCGCCACGGCGAGGAGCGCTTCGACCAGGTGGTGCTGGCCTGCCACGCCGACCAGGCGCTGGCCATGCTCAGCGACCCGAGCGACGCCGAACGCGAGATCCTTGCCGCGCTGCCGTATCAATCCAATCAGGTGGTCCTGCACACCGACACTCGGCTGCTGCCGCGGCGGCGGCGCGCCTGGGCCAGCTGGAACTATCGCCTCGACGGCCGCGACGCCGATGCCCGGGTCTCGGTGACCTACGACATGAATATCCTCCAGCGCCTCGAGGCCCCGCACACCTTCTGCGTGACGCTCAACGACAGCGACGCCATCGACCCGCAGAAGGTGCTGGGGCGCTTCGACTACGCCCACCCCCAGTTCACCCTCGCCGGCGAGGCGGCCAAGGCGCGCCACGCCGAGATCTCCGGCAACCAGCGCCGCACCCACTTCTGCGGCGCCTACTGGCGCAGCGGCTTCCATGAGGACGGCGTATGGAGCGCGCTGCGCGTGGCCCAGGCGCTGGGCAGCGATGCCCTGCCCGCCGCCGCGCCAGCCGTGGAGCAGCGCGTATGA
- a CDS encoding 1-acyl-sn-glycerol-3-phosphate acyltransferase: protein MNLLRSLLFYAGYFLTMLVCGVLFLPLAPLLPLAGRYRLLNLYNHSIIAWFRISCGVRYDIRGREHLPEVPCVILANHQCEWETLFLQVLKPPVCTVLKRELLNIPVFGWGLRLLNPIALDRSKPARAMRQVLSQGKQRLEAGLSVLIFPEGTRVAPGQRRHYNKSGVVIACRAGMPVLPVAHNAGERWPGRHWVKNPGRLSVRVGEPIDTRGRTPEEVLVEVEAWIEGQLAEISEVPRPAAPVGRGEPLPG from the coding sequence ATGAACCTGCTGCGCAGCCTGCTGTTCTATGCCGGGTACTTTCTGACCATGCTGGTGTGCGGGGTGCTGTTCCTGCCGTTGGCGCCGCTACTGCCGCTGGCCGGGCGCTATCGCCTACTCAACCTGTATAACCACAGCATCATTGCCTGGTTCCGGATCAGCTGCGGGGTGCGCTACGACATTCGTGGCCGCGAGCATCTGCCGGAGGTGCCCTGCGTGATCCTCGCCAACCACCAGTGCGAGTGGGAGACCCTGTTCCTGCAGGTGCTCAAGCCGCCGGTGTGCACGGTGCTCAAGCGCGAGCTGCTGAATATTCCGGTGTTCGGCTGGGGGCTGCGCCTGCTTAACCCCATTGCCCTGGATCGCTCCAAGCCGGCCCGCGCCATGCGCCAGGTGTTGAGCCAAGGCAAGCAGCGCCTCGAGGCGGGGCTGTCGGTGCTGATCTTTCCCGAGGGCACGCGGGTCGCGCCGGGCCAGCGTCGCCACTACAACAAGAGCGGAGTGGTGATCGCCTGTCGTGCCGGCATGCCGGTGCTGCCGGTGGCCCACAATGCCGGCGAGCGCTGGCCGGGGCGCCACTGGGTGAAGAATCCCGGGCGGCTGTCGGTGCGCGTCGGTGAGCCGATCGACACCCGCGGGCGCACTCCCGAAGAGGTGTTGGTCGAGGTCGAGGCGTGGATCGAGGGACAGCTGGCGGAGATTTCCGAGGTGCCGAGGCCTGCGGCCCCGGTGGGGCGCGGAGAGCCGCTGCCGGGTTGA
- a CDS encoding beta-ketoacyl-[acyl-carrier-protein] synthase I translates to MRRVVVTGLGIVSCLGNDQHQVLDALKAGRSGIRFKDEYAERGFRSQVAGVVDIDLDALIDRKLRRFMGDAAAYAYVSMVQAIEDAGLTPEQVSHERSGLIAGSGGASSANQVEAADVMREKGLRRVGPYRVTRTMGSTVSACLATPFKIKGVNYSISSACATSAHCIGSAVEQIQLGKQDVVFAGGGEEEHWTLSCLFDAMGALSTHYNDAPDKASRPYDQARDGFVIAGGGGMLVLEELEHAKARGAKIYAEVTGYGATSDGHDMVAPSGEGAARCMRQALATVNGGIDYINTHGTSTPVGDVAELKAVREVFGDKTPAMSSTKSLTGHSLGATGVQEAIYSLLMMEHDFIAASANVEVLDEQAAGFDIVTQRRDSVKVNRVLSNSFGFGGTNACLVLEKFSD, encoded by the coding sequence ATGCGACGAGTGGTAGTCACCGGACTGGGCATCGTGTCCTGCCTCGGCAACGATCAGCACCAGGTCCTCGATGCGCTCAAGGCCGGGCGCTCGGGCATTCGCTTCAAGGATGAATACGCCGAACGTGGCTTCCGCAGCCAGGTGGCCGGCGTGGTCGATATCGACCTCGATGCCCTGATCGACCGCAAGCTGCGCCGCTTCATGGGCGATGCCGCGGCCTACGCCTACGTCTCCATGGTCCAGGCCATCGAGGATGCCGGGCTCACCCCCGAGCAGGTTTCCCACGAGCGCAGCGGCCTGATTGCCGGCTCCGGCGGCGCCTCCAGCGCCAACCAGGTAGAAGCCGCCGACGTGATGCGCGAGAAAGGCCTGCGCCGCGTGGGCCCCTATCGGGTGACCCGCACCATGGGCAGCACGGTCTCCGCCTGCCTGGCGACCCCGTTCAAGATCAAGGGCGTCAACTACTCGATCTCCTCGGCCTGCGCCACCTCGGCCCACTGCATCGGCAGCGCCGTGGAGCAGATCCAGCTCGGCAAGCAGGACGTGGTATTTGCCGGCGGCGGCGAGGAGGAGCACTGGACACTCTCCTGCCTGTTCGACGCCATGGGTGCGCTATCGACCCACTATAACGACGCCCCGGACAAGGCCTCGCGCCCCTATGACCAGGCCCGTGACGGCTTCGTCATCGCCGGCGGCGGCGGCATGCTGGTGCTCGAGGAACTCGAACACGCCAAGGCCCGCGGCGCCAAGATCTACGCCGAGGTCACCGGCTACGGTGCCACCTCCGACGGCCACGACATGGTGGCTCCCTCCGGCGAGGGTGCCGCCCGCTGCATGCGCCAGGCGCTGGCCACCGTCAACGGCGGCATCGACTACATCAACACCCACGGCACCTCGACGCCGGTGGGCGATGTGGCCGAGCTCAAGGCGGTACGTGAGGTGTTCGGCGACAAGACCCCGGCGATGAGCTCGACCAAGTCGCTGACCGGTCACTCGCTGGGCGCCACCGGCGTGCAGGAAGCGATCTACTCACTGCTGATGATGGAGCACGATTTCATCGCCGCCTCAGCCAACGTCGAGGTCCTCGATGAGCAGGCCGCCGGCTTCGATATCGTCACCCAGCGTCGCGATAGCGTGAAGGTCAATCGCGTCCTCTCCAACAGCTTCGGATTTGGCGGCACCAACGCCTGCCTGGTGCTGGAGAAATTCAGCGACTGA
- a CDS encoding dTDP-4-dehydrorhamnose reductase, translating to MKLLILDAGHCLSLALAREANRRSDTRLMIEERLAISAEALVELAPDALVIPPMARPISAEPAAVVAHAEAVEACLEACRATRTPLVWCVSDQLYEDGHDTPIDEHVIPAPRDESLRRLIQVGDRIRQQHPEHLIVRLGPLFALDGASAWLSELIDSLLAGDEVRVAEDVIFCPTSADAAAMALLGMLHQQHCGAQAWGAYHLAGTEPVSGYTFASMVRTQLATRLEGLGEQVELGPLKALKHHHDQPLRRVLNCRRVLEAFGVHQKPWRLEVGRMLDTWCHGRSAGEAS from the coding sequence GTGAAGCTGCTGATACTCGATGCCGGCCACTGCCTGAGCCTGGCGCTGGCGCGCGAGGCCAACCGCCGCAGCGATACCCGGCTGATGATCGAGGAGCGCCTGGCGATCAGCGCCGAGGCGCTCGTAGAGCTGGCGCCGGATGCGCTGGTGATTCCGCCGATGGCCAGGCCGATCAGCGCCGAGCCGGCGGCGGTGGTGGCCCACGCCGAGGCGGTGGAGGCGTGCCTCGAGGCGTGTCGGGCGACGCGCACGCCGCTGGTGTGGTGCGTCTCCGATCAGCTCTACGAGGACGGTCATGACACGCCGATCGATGAGCATGTGATCCCCGCGCCGCGGGACGAGAGCCTGCGCCGGCTAATACAGGTCGGCGACCGGATTCGCCAGCAGCACCCCGAGCACTTGATCGTGCGCCTGGGACCGCTGTTCGCGCTGGATGGTGCCAGCGCCTGGCTCAGTGAGCTGATCGACAGCCTGCTGGCCGGCGACGAGGTGCGGGTAGCCGAGGACGTGATCTTCTGCCCGACCTCGGCGGATGCCGCGGCGATGGCGCTGCTGGGTATGCTGCATCAGCAGCACTGCGGCGCCCAGGCGTGGGGCGCCTATCACCTGGCGGGCACCGAGCCGGTCAGCGGCTACACCTTCGCCTCGATGGTGCGCACCCAGCTTGCCACGCGCCTCGAGGGGCTGGGAGAGCAGGTCGAACTGGGGCCGCTCAAGGCGCTCAAGCATCACCATGACCAGCCGCTGCGTCGGGTGCTCAACTGTCGGCGGGTGCTGGAGGCGTTTGGCGTCCATCAGAAGCCCTGGCGCCTGGAAGTAGGGCGTATGCTCGACACCTGGTGTCACGGGCGCAGCGCTGGAGAGGCCTCATGA
- a CDS encoding SAM-dependent methyltransferase, which yields MSTTRSATSPDLPRHGSRLIRLVKPRLLAQLDALEGGQVTLIEGDHCQRLGRGGPLKATIRVQRHAAWKRLALGGTVGAAEAYMDGDWDCDDLVALTRLFAANLERVNGEVENGSARLGRWLLTALYGLQRNTLQGSKRNISAHYDLGNDLFETFLDRQHWMYSSALFPHAEASLEEASTHKLDVMLDKLDVRPHHHLLEIGTGWGGLAIHAAKTRGCRVTTTTISAEQYAHTARRIETEGLGDQITLLQQDYRELEGRYDRLISVEMIEAVGHQYLDTYLATLDRLLSDDGQAMLQAITIRDQRFEAAKREMDFIKRYIFPGGFLPSHHAILASLSRRTSLNVLALDEIGLHYARTLREWRQRFEASLDTIRRMGYDERFIRMWRYYLCYCEGGFLERTIGTCHLLLAKPGARPAPLTGAV from the coding sequence GTGAGTACGACACGCTCTGCCACCTCACCGGACCTGCCGCGTCACGGCAGCCGTCTGATCCGTCTCGTCAAGCCGCGCCTGCTGGCTCAGCTGGACGCCCTGGAAGGCGGCCAGGTCACCTTGATCGAAGGTGACCACTGCCAGCGGCTGGGCCGCGGGGGCCCGCTCAAGGCCACGATCCGCGTGCAGCGTCATGCGGCCTGGAAGCGCCTGGCGCTGGGCGGCACCGTGGGTGCCGCCGAGGCCTACATGGACGGCGACTGGGACTGCGACGATCTGGTCGCCCTGACGCGGCTGTTTGCCGCCAACCTGGAGCGCGTCAACGGCGAGGTCGAGAACGGCAGCGCGCGACTCGGCCGCTGGCTGCTGACGGCGCTCTACGGCCTGCAGCGCAACACCCTGCAGGGCTCGAAACGCAATATCTCGGCCCACTACGACCTCGGCAATGACCTGTTCGAGACCTTCCTCGATCGCCAGCACTGGATGTACTCGAGCGCGCTCTTTCCCCATGCCGAGGCCAGCCTCGAGGAGGCCTCGACCCACAAGCTCGATGTGATGCTCGACAAGCTCGACGTGCGCCCCCACCACCACCTGCTGGAGATCGGCACCGGCTGGGGGGGGCTTGCCATTCACGCCGCCAAGACGCGCGGCTGCCGGGTCACCACCACCACCATCTCCGCCGAGCAGTATGCCCACACCGCGCGGCGCATCGAGACCGAAGGGCTCGGCGATCAGATCACGCTGCTGCAACAGGACTATCGCGAGCTGGAGGGGCGCTACGACCGGCTGATCTCGGTGGAGATGATCGAGGCGGTCGGCCATCAGTATCTCGACACCTACCTGGCCACCCTCGACCGACTGCTCAGCGATGACGGCCAGGCCATGCTGCAGGCGATCACCATCCGCGATCAGCGCTTCGAGGCGGCCAAGCGCGAGATGGACTTCATCAAACGCTATATCTTCCCCGGCGGCTTCCTGCCTTCCCATCACGCCATTCTCGCCAGCCTCAGCCGGCGTACCAGCCTCAACGTGCTGGCGCTGGATGAGATCGGCCTGCACTACGCACGCACCCTGCGCGAGTGGCGCCAGCGCTTCGAGGCCAGCCTCGACACCATTCGCCGCATGGGCTACGACGAGCGCTTCATCCGCATGTGGCGCTACTACCTGTGCTACTGCGAGGGCGGCTTCCTGGAGCGCACCATCGGCACCTGCCACCTGCTGCTGGCCAAGCCCGGGGCACGCCCGGCACCGCTGACCGGCGCCGTATGA
- a CDS encoding single-stranded DNA-binding protein: MARGVNKVILIGNLGQDPEVRFLPSGNPVANLRIATTDSWTDRQSGQRQERTEWHTVVLFNKLAEIAQQYVKKGSRIYIEGRLQTRKWQGQDGQDRYSTEIVANDMQMLDSRGGGQGGDFQQQGNMPQQGGYGQQGGYGQQGGNAPQPPPQGGFGQGGGQPRPQPAPQPASQQPPAQGGQQQGGQQQGNNYGAPAPGSFDDFDDEIPF, translated from the coding sequence ATGGCTCGTGGAGTAAACAAGGTCATCCTGATCGGCAACCTGGGTCAGGACCCGGAGGTGCGCTTCCTGCCCTCCGGTAACCCGGTGGCCAATCTGCGCATCGCCACCACCGACAGCTGGACCGACCGCCAGAGCGGTCAGCGTCAGGAGCGCACCGAATGGCACACCGTGGTGCTGTTCAACAAGCTGGCCGAGATCGCCCAGCAGTACGTCAAGAAAGGCTCGCGGATCTATATCGAGGGGCGCCTGCAGACGCGCAAGTGGCAGGGGCAGGACGGTCAGGATCGCTACAGCACCGAGATCGTCGCCAACGACATGCAGATGCTCGATAGTCGCGGCGGCGGCCAGGGTGGGGATTTCCAGCAGCAGGGCAACATGCCCCAGCAGGGCGGGTACGGCCAACAGGGTGGCTATGGCCAGCAGGGTGGCAACGCCCCGCAGCCGCCGCCCCAGGGCGGCTTCGGCCAGGGCGGCGGTCAGCCACGCCCCCAGCCGGCACCGCAGCCAGCTTCCCAGCAGCCGCCGGCCCAGGGCGGCCAGCAGCAGGGCGGCCAGCAGCAGGGCAATAACTATGGTGCCCCGGCCCCGGGCAGCTTCGACGACTTCGACGACGAAATCCCGTTCTGA